The proteins below come from a single Oncorhynchus keta strain PuntledgeMale-10-30-2019 chromosome 32, Oket_V2, whole genome shotgun sequence genomic window:
- the LOC118380978 gene encoding tripartite motif-containing protein 65-like isoform X1, with protein MYLFFEREIPFYCTFGFNSGIPACTHRTAMALLLEELLTDIGKYLTCSICLDIFTDPVTLTCGHSYCMKCLEDCLRGRAKTKKDCPDCRGRIQPGSKLYKNVTLCNIVDVHYNHKRFASTEECTKGHEMEADFNKDKAEECVASHSQQTDVNRPSELRGTIQQQQMEDPVVINDTSSEVTDDRCPDVTASHDGRVQELPISPPSNDRYSAEAGFAPPPHPLPGASFSWLTFNPAQGHRCLTFLPNEHKVVTKRTSSACHDGRFDISQWMAEQEFREGCHYWDVDTSASVGWAVGVSYPSIGRRDQLGRTANSWCLEWSRDKLCYWHDNIGVFIKHGCPSIVRLALDVTNGILLFYSLSDSQTLLHCVEEGFTEPVRPVFWLFGLKLNNALSFPPWVS; from the exons ATGTATTTGTTCTTTGAGAGGGAAATCCCGTTTTACTGTACTTTCGGTTTCAATTCAGGCATTCCAGCCTGCACACATCGAACCGCAATGGCGTTACTACTTGAAGAACTTCTTACAGATATAGGAAAATATCTCACATGTTCAATATGCCTTGACATTTTCACTGATCCAGTGACTTTAACTTGTGGCCACAGTTATTGCATGAAATGTTTAGAGGATTGTCTACGTGGAAGAGCGAAGACGAAGAAGGATTGTCCCGATTGCAGAGGAAGAATTCAACCAGGTTCTAAACTGTATAAAAATGTTACACTTTGTAACATCGTGGATGTTCATTACAACCATAAACGTTTTGCATCCACTGAAGAATGTACAAAAGGACATGAAATGGAAGCA GACTTCAATAAGGATAAAGCTGAAGAATGTGTGGCCTCACACTCACAACAGACTGATGTCAACAGACCATCTGAGCTAAGAGGTACTATACAACAGCAACAG ATGGAGGACCCTGTTGTTATAAATGACACAAGCTCAGAAGTGACAGATGACCGGTGTCCTGATGTAACAGCCTCCCATGATGGCCGGGTTCAGGAGTtgcccatctcccctccctcaaaTGACAGATACAGTGCTGAAG CAGGCTTCGCCCCTCCACCCCATCCCCTGCCTGGGGCCAGCTTCTCCTGGCTCACCTTCAACCCAGCCCAGGGCCACAGGTGCCTGACCTTCCTACCCAATGAGCATAAAGTGGTGACCAAGAGGACGTCCTCTGCATGCCACGACGGCCGCTTTGACATCAGCCAGTGGATGGCGGAGCAGGAGTTCAGAGAAGGCTGCCACTATTGGGACGTGGATACGTCGGCGAGCGTGGGCTGGGCTGTCGGGGTTTCCTACCCCAGCATTGGCCGCAGAGATCAGCTGGGTCGCACAGCCAACTCCTGGTGCCTGGAGTGGAGCAGGGACAAGCTGTGCTACTGGCACGATAACATAGGGGTGTTTATCAAACATGGCTGCCCCAGTATTGTTAGACTGGCTCTGGATGTGACGAATGGGATCTTGTTGTTTTATAGCCTGTCTGACAGTCAGACTCTGCTGCATTGTGTGGAGGAGGGATTCACAGAGCCAGTGAGGCCAGTCTTCTGGCTGTTTGGGCTGAAGCTAAACAATGCTCTGTCCTTTCCTCCTTGGGTGTCATAA
- the LOC118380978 gene encoding tripartite motif-containing protein 65-like isoform X2, whose amino-acid sequence MYLFFEREIPFYCTFGFNSGIPACTHRTAMALLLEELLTDIGKYLTCSICLDIFTDPVTLTCGHSYCMKCLEDCLRGRAKTKKDCPDCRGRIQPGSKLYKNVTLCNIVDVHYNHKRFASTEECTKGHEMEADFNKDKAEECVASHSQQTDVNRPSELRGTIQQQQMEDPVVINDTSSEVTDDRCPDVTASHDGRVQELPISPPSNDRYSAEGFAPPPHPLPGASFSWLTFNPAQGHRCLTFLPNEHKVVTKRTSSACHDGRFDISQWMAEQEFREGCHYWDVDTSASVGWAVGVSYPSIGRRDQLGRTANSWCLEWSRDKLCYWHDNIGVFIKHGCPSIVRLALDVTNGILLFYSLSDSQTLLHCVEEGFTEPVRPVFWLFGLKLNNALSFPPWVS is encoded by the exons ATGTATTTGTTCTTTGAGAGGGAAATCCCGTTTTACTGTACTTTCGGTTTCAATTCAGGCATTCCAGCCTGCACACATCGAACCGCAATGGCGTTACTACTTGAAGAACTTCTTACAGATATAGGAAAATATCTCACATGTTCAATATGCCTTGACATTTTCACTGATCCAGTGACTTTAACTTGTGGCCACAGTTATTGCATGAAATGTTTAGAGGATTGTCTACGTGGAAGAGCGAAGACGAAGAAGGATTGTCCCGATTGCAGAGGAAGAATTCAACCAGGTTCTAAACTGTATAAAAATGTTACACTTTGTAACATCGTGGATGTTCATTACAACCATAAACGTTTTGCATCCACTGAAGAATGTACAAAAGGACATGAAATGGAAGCA GACTTCAATAAGGATAAAGCTGAAGAATGTGTGGCCTCACACTCACAACAGACTGATGTCAACAGACCATCTGAGCTAAGAGGTACTATACAACAGCAACAG ATGGAGGACCCTGTTGTTATAAATGACACAAGCTCAGAAGTGACAGATGACCGGTGTCCTGATGTAACAGCCTCCCATGATGGCCGGGTTCAGGAGTtgcccatctcccctccctcaaaTGACAGATACAGTGCTGAAG GCTTCGCCCCTCCACCCCATCCCCTGCCTGGGGCCAGCTTCTCCTGGCTCACCTTCAACCCAGCCCAGGGCCACAGGTGCCTGACCTTCCTACCCAATGAGCATAAAGTGGTGACCAAGAGGACGTCCTCTGCATGCCACGACGGCCGCTTTGACATCAGCCAGTGGATGGCGGAGCAGGAGTTCAGAGAAGGCTGCCACTATTGGGACGTGGATACGTCGGCGAGCGTGGGCTGGGCTGTCGGGGTTTCCTACCCCAGCATTGGCCGCAGAGATCAGCTGGGTCGCACAGCCAACTCCTGGTGCCTGGAGTGGAGCAGGGACAAGCTGTGCTACTGGCACGATAACATAGGGGTGTTTATCAAACATGGCTGCCCCAGTATTGTTAGACTGGCTCTGGATGTGACGAATGGGATCTTGTTGTTTTATAGCCTGTCTGACAGTCAGACTCTGCTGCATTGTGTGGAGGAGGGATTCACAGAGCCAGTGAGGCCAGTCTTCTGGCTGTTTGGGCTGAAGCTAAACAATGCTCTGTCCTTTCCTCCTTGGGTGTCATAA
- the LOC118380978 gene encoding fibronectin type III and SPRY domain-containing protein 2-like isoform X3 has protein sequence MKCLEDCLRGRAKTKKDCPDCRGRIQPGSKLYKNVTLCNIVDVHYNHKRFASTEECTKGHEMEADFNKDKAEECVASHSQQTDVNRPSELRGTIQQQQMEDPVVINDTSSEVTDDRCPDVTASHDGRVQELPISPPSNDRYSAEAGFAPPPHPLPGASFSWLTFNPAQGHRCLTFLPNEHKVVTKRTSSACHDGRFDISQWMAEQEFREGCHYWDVDTSASVGWAVGVSYPSIGRRDQLGRTANSWCLEWSRDKLCYWHDNIGVFIKHGCPSIVRLALDVTNGILLFYSLSDSQTLLHCVEEGFTEPVRPVFWLFGLKLNNALSFPPWVS, from the exons ATGAAATGTTTAGAGGATTGTCTACGTGGAAGAGCGAAGACGAAGAAGGATTGTCCCGATTGCAGAGGAAGAATTCAACCAGGTTCTAAACTGTATAAAAATGTTACACTTTGTAACATCGTGGATGTTCATTACAACCATAAACGTTTTGCATCCACTGAAGAATGTACAAAAGGACATGAAATGGAAGCA GACTTCAATAAGGATAAAGCTGAAGAATGTGTGGCCTCACACTCACAACAGACTGATGTCAACAGACCATCTGAGCTAAGAGGTACTATACAACAGCAACAG ATGGAGGACCCTGTTGTTATAAATGACACAAGCTCAGAAGTGACAGATGACCGGTGTCCTGATGTAACAGCCTCCCATGATGGCCGGGTTCAGGAGTtgcccatctcccctccctcaaaTGACAGATACAGTGCTGAAG CAGGCTTCGCCCCTCCACCCCATCCCCTGCCTGGGGCCAGCTTCTCCTGGCTCACCTTCAACCCAGCCCAGGGCCACAGGTGCCTGACCTTCCTACCCAATGAGCATAAAGTGGTGACCAAGAGGACGTCCTCTGCATGCCACGACGGCCGCTTTGACATCAGCCAGTGGATGGCGGAGCAGGAGTTCAGAGAAGGCTGCCACTATTGGGACGTGGATACGTCGGCGAGCGTGGGCTGGGCTGTCGGGGTTTCCTACCCCAGCATTGGCCGCAGAGATCAGCTGGGTCGCACAGCCAACTCCTGGTGCCTGGAGTGGAGCAGGGACAAGCTGTGCTACTGGCACGATAACATAGGGGTGTTTATCAAACATGGCTGCCCCAGTATTGTTAGACTGGCTCTGGATGTGACGAATGGGATCTTGTTGTTTTATAGCCTGTCTGACAGTCAGACTCTGCTGCATTGTGTGGAGGAGGGATTCACAGAGCCAGTGAGGCCAGTCTTCTGGCTGTTTGGGCTGAAGCTAAACAATGCTCTGTCCTTTCCTCCTTGGGTGTCATAA
- the LOC118380978 gene encoding tripartite motif-containing protein 65-like isoform X4 → MLSVGQLFLVIDSFEDFNKDKAEECVASHSQQTDVNRPSELRGTIQQQQMEDPVVINDTSSEVTDDRCPDVTASHDGRVQELPISPPSNDRYSAEAGFAPPPHPLPGASFSWLTFNPAQGHRCLTFLPNEHKVVTKRTSSACHDGRFDISQWMAEQEFREGCHYWDVDTSASVGWAVGVSYPSIGRRDQLGRTANSWCLEWSRDKLCYWHDNIGVFIKHGCPSIVRLALDVTNGILLFYSLSDSQTLLHCVEEGFTEPVRPVFWLFGLKLNNALSFPPWVS, encoded by the exons ATGCTTTCAGTAGGACAGCTTTTTCTGGTTATAGACAGTTTTGAG GACTTCAATAAGGATAAAGCTGAAGAATGTGTGGCCTCACACTCACAACAGACTGATGTCAACAGACCATCTGAGCTAAGAGGTACTATACAACAGCAACAG ATGGAGGACCCTGTTGTTATAAATGACACAAGCTCAGAAGTGACAGATGACCGGTGTCCTGATGTAACAGCCTCCCATGATGGCCGGGTTCAGGAGTtgcccatctcccctccctcaaaTGACAGATACAGTGCTGAAG CAGGCTTCGCCCCTCCACCCCATCCCCTGCCTGGGGCCAGCTTCTCCTGGCTCACCTTCAACCCAGCCCAGGGCCACAGGTGCCTGACCTTCCTACCCAATGAGCATAAAGTGGTGACCAAGAGGACGTCCTCTGCATGCCACGACGGCCGCTTTGACATCAGCCAGTGGATGGCGGAGCAGGAGTTCAGAGAAGGCTGCCACTATTGGGACGTGGATACGTCGGCGAGCGTGGGCTGGGCTGTCGGGGTTTCCTACCCCAGCATTGGCCGCAGAGATCAGCTGGGTCGCACAGCCAACTCCTGGTGCCTGGAGTGGAGCAGGGACAAGCTGTGCTACTGGCACGATAACATAGGGGTGTTTATCAAACATGGCTGCCCCAGTATTGTTAGACTGGCTCTGGATGTGACGAATGGGATCTTGTTGTTTTATAGCCTGTCTGACAGTCAGACTCTGCTGCATTGTGTGGAGGAGGGATTCACAGAGCCAGTGAGGCCAGTCTTCTGGCTGTTTGGGCTGAAGCTAAACAATGCTCTGTCCTTTCCTCCTTGGGTGTCATAA